In the Hypanus sabinus isolate sHypSab1 chromosome X1, sHypSab1.hap1, whole genome shotgun sequence genome, TAATTGGCAGAGCCTTGTTAAAAGAAAAAGTAGTTTCTGAAGATAACTTAATCATACATTAGTGAAGGAATCTCTCCGTACTTAATTCTGCTAGTGTTCTGTACTGTACTTAAAACAGGATAGTAGCAGAGCAAAGGGCTGAGCcattttctgtggctgtgaatgaATACTTTATTCAATCTAATTCTAATAATGGTTCTCATATCCGCAGGTCCCTGATGGAGGAGTTAACTGAGATCATACCTAGTGACATCGTGCACAATGACAGCAACGGACATTGCCTTGGTGCCGAATGTTCCTGCTCCATCAATGTGGATTATAATACACTGGACAATTCATTAATAATTATATACATATTATTTTTTATAGCAGGTCTGGTAGAAAACACCCTCGTCCTTTGGATAAACTGGAAGATAAAAAAGGCCAAGAAAGCAAgctgcttttatgtttttaatTTAGCCGTTGCTGACATGGGTGCAGTTTTAACCATCCCATTCAGGGTGATGGAGATCTCACACAATTACCAATGGTTGTGGGGCAGCTTTCTGTGTAAACTTGATTCCTTCCTGTATTGTGTTAATCTGTACAGCAGCTCTTTTTTCTTAACCTATATGACCATTGAGAGATACTTCTCACTGCGATACCCAGATCAAGCTCTAGGATCAAGGGATCAACGCGTGCGctggctggtgtgtgtgtgtttgtggacTCTTGCTGCAGTATTATCCACACCACATTATCTCCTTTATGATGTTTCTGAATCTTGGCATACATTCTGCTTCATAGATAGTGACACCTCTTGGCATATTGCAAATTTTTTGGTCACATTTTGTGGGTTTGTTATCCCCTTCCCCATCATCATCGTGAGTAATATCTTCACTACAAAAGCCTCCAAAGCCTCCCATAACACAGAAAATATTCGGCTCAGTAAATTAGTATCTGTTTATATCATAGTGTTTATGTTGTGTTGGTCACCTTTTTACATAACCACATTCATTTCTGCAGTGGATTGGTCATCAAGCTGTAATATGGAGACTGTAATTTTATTACTTTATGATTTGGGCAAGTGCTTCACCTTTTCTCACTGCATCGTGAATCCCATCTTCTACAACTTTATGCAAAAACGTTTCATGTATCATTTAGAAACCAATGTTGTGAAATTCTTGCCCAAAAAATATGTCAAAGAAGTTGACAATGTTTCCACCTCTTCAGACACCAAACAAATTGTGGTTATTTCATGATTTAGCCCACTGAAAGATAAATGTAGTCCATTCAGAATTATTGTAATAGAGCATTTTCTTCTCTTGATTCCTGTTCAGTGTCTGGTGAAAAAGTTACAATCATCTAATGCCAGTAAGcaataaataattatttaaaattcTCTTATTAAAAATGTAAAGCAGCAAAGCTTGAAGGCTTACCAAAAGGAAtgtccaatttaaaaaaaatctaattgtGATCCTTCATAGTATCATTAATTCACAGATATGTAAAGATGCCACTGCCAAACAAAATATTGATGGATCTCTTTTTAATTTGTTCATCCATGAATTTGCAGTGCAGTGCtcagaacagcttctccccaaaCCACCAGCCCACAAAAGTCAAACTATAAGCACAAGTATTGCATTCTGGGGCTTTGTAGTTGGATTATTGTGGTTCATGGGTTGAAGACTGGCACCAAATGCACTGAGCACCTAGCTGGAAGGATTCTGATCTTTCAACATGATTTCCCTTTTTGTGGATCCCCAGGGCTCCACACAACAGGAGAGAAAACCATATTGGTGCTCTTCCTGGCTGCTTATGAACACCAAGTGGATGCAGCTCTTCTTTTGGCATTTTGGAACAGGAGGACATTGAGTAGGAATCGGAGGAGAAAAACAAGGAAAGTAAATACAAAATAACCCATTGATCATATTCTCTGGAAGTTTGAAGGCTGTGATATGAGCACTATGCTTAGTATTTGAACACATAATCTAGGCTGGTTCTAGAAAAGTAATGGGCAGGACATCAATCTTAGAGAAGTCAAGAGTTTTGACTGGTGGCGATTCTGGTGTCCTGGTGAACACAATTCCCTCAACCTACTATCTAAATACATTAACTGATTAGGATGCTGGCAACTGCATTTGTCTTCATGAGAAGTAATTGCACCTCCAATAGGTATAGAAAACACTGAGAAATGTGATAATGGTGCAATTTAAATGCTTATCTTTCTTCTTGGCTTCGATTCTATCAGCCCTTATTAGCCATGTTGCAATTGATCTCAGCAACCTGAATGAGTTAAGGGGCGGCAACCTATTTACAGCTTATTATCACTGAGCGCAAACGCATAGATAAGCAAGCCCCGAGATTCTTTCTCCATGGCGTCTTGAGAAAGGTGTAATAAAGCACTCTCTGAGATCTTGTGAAAGCTCGTACCTGACAAACAGGTACGTGAACAATTTCAGAATTATAATGTGCCAAATGCACCATGGGGGTGGGGTGGCAAGTGGCTCAGAATCTATACAATAAAGTATTGCCAATATCGAGCATAATCGATACAATAAAGTGTTGTGAATATCAAGACTACCGTGTGCTGTGAATTACGGTTCTTCTTTATTGAGGAAGTCTGTTTTCTCATTAATAATCAAAAGATTTATTTTCCACACTTGCTTAATTAAAACCTTTGTCAAATTTCAATAATAAAAACaattttattattgctgtttatatgtctctTATGTTTGCTATGTTTGCTAAACTCCTTCTCTGatctgtatattctttatttgaaaatcaataaaaagattgaaaaatgaaatgtaatGACATTTCAATCTCTTCCATCACATTACACAAACATCTCTCTAACTACCCACAGAATCAAGGTAAGAGATAAAAACATTCTAAGCTCCCAATGAGTCCAAATACCAGTCCAAGTATGAGTCCAAATATCAGTCCAATGAGTCCAAATGAGTTaaattccagcaacacacacaaaatgctgcaggaacacggtatttatggaaaagagtacagtcgacgtttcgggccgagatccttcatcaggattacaGATGAATTCCAGGGCTACTGCCACCAACTTTGTTCTGGAGCTATTCAAGTGATAGCAGCAACCTAGAGTTCTCATGGAACTGCCGCATGGCATAGATGCTCCACATGTACGGGCAGACTCACACCAGCATGCAGTAACCAAATGATGAATAACAATGTTGGAATCGAAATTGTCATGCAGGATCCAATCAGTATTATTCTCTTCATGTGTTCAGAAAACATTTAAACTGTTGTGCCAATCTGAGGTGGCGCGGAAGATTTATGCCTCAGCAAAGTACTGTGCAGCAAAGTCAGTTTTCACAGAAAAtgtatttaactatttaacaagCTGGGGAAAAAAACTATAGCAACTCCCAATAGAAGGAGGACAATTATAACAGAAAACCACCGGGAGGAATGGATATTTACATGTGAATattgttcaagaaatcaatgtcagTTACACGTAGCAGCGTAGCCACGACGAGAACTGCGCGTTCATCTATCTCCTCTTTGCCTTCTGATGGTGCAACTTTAAAATTAAGGGAGAGGACGGAGCTGTTGCAAGGACGAGGCTgaggacgaacccaagtgcaggacacaggcgcggAGGCAACGTCATGAGGCGTTTACACCACCGCGAACGGGGATCCCGTATCCAGGAGAATCTTTACACGCAGACAAGGTTtagcatagaaccatagaacattacagcacagaaacgggccttttggcccttcttagctgtgtcgaaccatttttctgcctagtcccactgacctgcacctggaccatatccctccatacacctctcatccatgtacctgtccaagtttttcttaaatgttaaaagtgagcccgcatttactacttcatctggcagctcattccacactcccaccattctctgtgtgaagaagctcccccgaatgttccctttaaacttttccctcttcatccttaacccatgtcctctggtttttttctcccctagcctcagtggaaaaagcctgcttgcattcattctatctatacccatcagaattttatatacctctatcaaatcacccctcattcttctatgctccagggaataaagtcctaacctattcaacctttctctgtaactcagtttctcaagtccgggcaacatccttgtaaaccttctttgcactctttcaactttttaaaggccaatgtaccaaaagctctctttacgaccctatttacctgtgacgccacttttagggaattaggGAACTAAAGGGATGGGGGTGGGTATGGAgataaagcaggtacagggttctgagttggatgatcagccatgatcatactgattggtggtgcaggctcaaagggccgaatggcctactcctgcacctattttctatgtttctatgaattttgtatctgtattcccagatccctctgttctactacacttcTCAGTGTCCCaccatttaccttgcatgttctaccttggttttttctTCCAAagggcaatacctcacacttgtctgtattaaactccatctgtcatttgtcagcccattttttcagctggtccaaatccctctgcaagctttgaaaaccttcctcactgtccactacacctccaatctttgtatcatcagcaaatttgctgatccaatttaccacactatcatccagatcattgatatacaaacgtttgtagatgacaaataacaatggacccagcactgatccctgtggcacaccactagtcacagacctccactgagagaagcaatcctccactaccactctctggcttctcccattgagcctatatctaatccaatttactacctttccATGTATatctagcaactgaatcttcctaactaacctcccatgcagaaccttgtcaaaggccttactgaagtccatgtagacaccatacactgccttcccttcatccactttcctggtaacctcctcaaaaaactcttaacagatttgttaaacatgacctaccacgcacaaagccatgttgactctccctaataagtccctgtctatccaaatacttgtagatcctatctcttagtattccttccaatagctggcatcaaacttaccagcctataatttcccagattactttagagccttttttaaacaacggaacaacatgagctatcctccaatcctccgacaTCTCACCCATGGATACCAACATTttgaatatatctgccagggcccctgcaatttcaacactagtctccttcaagatctgagggaatactctgtcaggtcctggggatttatctactctgatttgcctcaagacagcaagcacctcctcctctttaatctgtataggttccatgacctcagtacttgtttgccttatttccacagactccttgccagtttcattagtaaatacagatgcaaaaaacccatttaagatctcccccatttctgctggttccatacatagccaaccactctgatcttcacaaggaccaattttatcccttactatccttttattcttACTATAACTATAGAAGCTCTTAgcattatccttcaccttgactgccaaaacaacctcatgtcttcttttagccctcctgatttccttaagtATTTTCTGGCacattttatactcctcaagcaccttatttgctccttgttgcctatacctgtcatacatctctctcttcttcttcatcagatttccaatatccctcaaaaaccaaggttccttactcttattcactttgcctttaatcccgacaggaacatacaaactctccactctcaaaatttctcctttgaaggactcccacttaccaatgacatccttgtcagaaaacaacctgtcccaatccacgctttttagatcctttctcatttcttcaaatctggcctttttccagtttagaacttcaacccgaggaccagatccaTCTTTATCCATGACaaatttgaaactaatggcgttatgatcactggacccaaagtgttcccctacacacacttccgtcacttgtcctaactcgtttcctaataggagatctaatattgcatcctctctagtttgtacctctaactattgatttagaaaactttcctgaacacattttacaaactctaacccatctagacctttaacagtacgAGTCCCAATTAATatgaggaaaattaaaatcctctaCTATCACAactatgtttcctgcagttgtcagctatctctctgcagatatgttcctccaattctcgctgactgttgggtggtttataatacaaccccattaatgtggtcatacctttcctgtttctcagctccacccatatggcctcagtagacaagccctatAAACTTTCTTGTCTGAGTACtgttgtaacattttccctgactagcaatgccacctctcacccttcatccctctgcctctatcacagcTGAAACATTGGaatcctggaacattgagctgccagtcctgcccctcctgtagccaagtttcactaatggctataatgtcataattccatgtgtcaatccacaccctcagctcatctgccttccccacaatacccCTGGCATTGAAACAGACACAGCTCAGAAGATTATTGCcatcacacacaacccttctatttctgactttgaatgaacttttaacatcacttattttcacccccactccactatctgctctggcactctggttcccatccccctgcaaatctagtttaaaccctccccaatagcactagcaaacctccgcgcaaggatattggtccccctgtagttcaggtgtaacccatctctgttgtacaggtcccacctgccccagaagaggtcccaatgatcctgaaaccCTGCGCCCTACACCAGGTcctcagccatgtattcatcctccagagcatcctactcttaccctcactggcatgtggcacaggcagcaatcctgagattactacccttgaggtagtaagctttttaacttcctaccaagctctctgtactcattcttcaggacctcctcactctttcttcctatgttattggtaccaatgtgtaccacgacatctggctgctcaccctccctcttcaaaatgatgtgcacgcgatcagagacgtccctgaccctggcacctgggaggcaacaaaccatccaggagtctctgtcatgaccacagaactTCCGGTCTAACTATTGagccccctatcactaccgctctcctcttcttgccccctcccttctgcattgcagaaccagactcagtgccagagatccagctgctGCAGTTTGTCCCAAGTAAgtcatcccccccaacagtatccaaattggtatacttgttgttgaggggaatggccacagggaaaccctgctctgcctgcccttttccCATCCTTCACCTgacagtaacccaattacctgtgccctgctccTTTGGCATAACTACCTCCTTGAAATTACTATCtattgttacgaaatcccgtaactggatcacttaccagcaaagatagagaggtccgtcgaagtctgatggtactatttttaaaagtatttattgataaagggcaaaaaattaagattaatacaaacatacagataatatacgtcgtcaatactaaatctaaagcgaaggtataaaaataatcaataagaaataagctccatcgttgtctaggggataatgtattgtccgatggaaagataacagtcactatcagttcgttcaagctgcagcgtcgttgggtttaagagcgaggcggtttaaacttgcccaagtcttttatgatgccaatccgtggagtcaggggagtgggtttccccgttgttagctaaaagccgttttccgtggttccagccaccaattccagcaacggaactgaatgcatgtggcctccttcagatgacttcctgctgttacgtggtcgcttaatgtttcttctggtgcgtctgagggactgttcctacagaccctcttttatcctgactcgcagggtcgtagatgtcaatcaggttgggggtgtgcactctctccctcaaccagccgactttgcctgagggcgttcacgtagtatagtatctcaatccacaaattggtctccaagagacaatggccatgtcccatagctttacatcgccggggaaacaagACAGTCTACACatctcttctcccatttcctgggccccttgacccaaaccaacagtgatcttgcgattctcacaaaggagggggctacggacgtaacactataaactcctcattcttctaaatgatCCGGAAGCCacccagctcctgctccagttccctaacgcggtttgttaggagctgaacctggatgcacttcttacaggtgtcattgtcagggacaccggaggtctccctgacttcccacatcctgcaagaggagcattccaacaccctgcctggcattctctctaaatTTACTAGTTAAAAATGAAATCGAATGAAAGGAAAAAAATATCAACAACTTAccagaacctaccctcgcctctgcctgttcacaccAAAGCCAGctgagccaaagccatcccactctgactcagtccactccgacgaagGCCGCTTCGCTAGACGAAACTTCTTTTATAGTGCGCTAGCTGACCGGCTGTCTTCAGCTCCTCCGTTCCCAATTGGTTGGCCGTTTAGAAAAACTGAAAAAGCCCGCGAATCCTCTCCTTCTCAAGCTCTGAGGAGGATCGCCTGGTTTACGTAGAGTATCCAGGAACTGATGCGGAGTTTAGAACTGCcagtcctaaggaatcaggaaacgAATCAGAATCACATCAGAGTCGACCAACTAACTGCGgtaattagtggaactgggaatgattggaaatcagacgaggggattaaggcccaattaaggaggtaatagcaagatggggaattgccagacggGACTATGACAGTCTTGGATGAAGGAggggtccaggatgaaggagcggggAACCCAGGAACGCTCCTCTGGGCCGTACTCTTCCCAGTCGACTAGGTATTGGAGGCCCCTGCCCCGACGGCGCACCGTGTATGCCGGATGGTTGTCGATGATCCGGGTGGGTGGAAGGGTTTCGGTCGAAGGACACAAGGGATTGACGGAAAGTGGCTTTAATTGGGAAACGTGAAGAGTAGGGTGGATCTTGGTAGTTTAAGTCGGACTGCTGTAGAGTTGATGATACTTTCGACCTCGAAAGGTCCCAGGAAACGAGGGGCGAGTTTCCTAGGCTCGTTTTTGAGAAGGATGTCTTTGGATGAAAGCCACATCATCTGCCCAGGTGAATACTCAGGCGCAGGAGTCCGGTGTCGGTCAGCAATCCTCCTATTGCGATCGGCTGATCTGAGCACGGCCGAGCGTGTGTCCTCCCAAACCTTGCGGCACCGATCGATATGGGCCTGAACAGACAGCACCGCAATCTCCTCTTCTTTAGCGGGAATCAGTGAGGTTTGGTGCCCAAGGGAGCACTCGAAGGGAGACCTTCCTATGGCAGTActaaccagagagttgtgggcgtactcaacccacgggaggtaaTCGTTCCAGGTAGACGGGTTGTTGGCTGTTATACAATGTAGTGTCGCCTCCAAGTCCtggttgacccgttccgtctgcccgttcgtctgggggtggaagccggatgacagACTGACCGAGGCACCTAAAGCTTGACGGAAGGCCTTCCCTACCTACGAGATGAATTGGGGACCTCGATCGGAGACGACGTCCGTGGGGATTCGGTGGAGGTGGAGGACAGATCACAATGTGGCATGATATAGCTGTCTGCTGTATCAATATGATTTGACTTACCCTTTGGGAGCGGCGAGAATCCAAGACCCCTGCCCGATGATTGTAGCGGGTCAAACGTAGTCAGATGCGACGGGTTTTCCCACTCTCGGGTTTAGACGCTTTAATTTGGCTTGATGTCCGCCTCAGGCGTCTCTTCAACCTCTCTTTCGGCAGTGATGGCTCCACTGCCCCCGCGGTGCGTTGCATACAAAGCTAGAAAGGGAGTTAAACACTTTATGAAATATCACCCGAGCCGGAAGTTTTCGACAGGGTTTTTAATGAGTAACCTTTGTAAAACGCGTGTTAGACTCAATACAGAATCGTCGCGCGCCTTAATGTACTAACATTATCAATTATTCTCACGATCAACGATAAAACAAGGTAATAAACATATGTAACATTCTTTTGCTATGCCATGCACTAGAGTGAACTCGTGTCGCAACGATAGCTTAATAACAATGAACAACAATCAAAATACATCTACGGGTGTGCTGGAAACAGCAGCCCAAGGCGCTGGGCTTGAATTTACAGCGGTCTCTTGTTTTAATTCTTCTGAAGTGTTATAGATTCTTCGCTCAGTTTCATGGAGACCGCTGGAGGTTGCTGCACCATGTGTCCATCCATATTCTGCAATATTTTGTTACTGTTTCTCCAGTCCTCGCTACTCTCCCCAGATTCTCCACTACTCTCTGGATGACTGTTTTGTCCAGATTCGGACTGACTCTGCCTCAGGCCTTCTCTGGCCAGACTCAACATCCCACTCAAGATATTGTTCAATGGCGATTTATCACCACAGCCTGGTGAAGCGAGTGAGGCTTGTGTTAGCTTCTGTTGAAAGGTGAGCCACTGATGCTCTTAGTACACTGTTTAGCCCTGGAGTGCTCTTAGTTAGCGGTGAAGACCCATCTGTTTCCAAGTTGGGTGACCATGGGCATTTCTCTATCTGAAGCAGCGGATGCAAGTTCAGGAGGAGGACTGGGCAAACATTTGGTGTGAAGCATGACAGGAAGCTGCTTTGATTTCATCCTCTTGAGCAACCATGACAGATTAGAAGCCTTGCACCGTTGATCAGTTCTTCAATCATCTTCCCCAGAGACGGCCACCACCGTCTAAGTCAGCTGCTGCTTCATTCACCTTTGCCTCTGCTAAGGCAGTCTCCTTGAGCGCActctattgagaaatatacctgaaaCATAACCATTATATATATCTGAActataatcactatgtattagctatttgctatactatgtaatcacttaTAGGTACCGAatattaatatgtattattttactagacacattttgttatgtgttgttttcactagatactttgtactctcttagctgcatattATGGCACTTACAGAACACCTGCTTGTTTTGCAACACTATTAGCTGCGATGtatcccatgtattacactcagcctttgtttagtacgagataacggtggcggacaggatgctgcgagcaggaatgtaatgtgagggaagTTGTCTGAAAAACATAATCTTGGCCACGAATAAAGCCCCAATGCGAACGGGTGAAAAACAATGGTGACGTACCGCGGGCTAGGCAAGAGCGATTAATTAATTCatatatagatgatatgcaactaaaaTCGATTGGGTATGCTAAtaaaaccgaaatgtaactgagataagaaattactataaagaatgctgtacaccggagctcggcgggctttcggtgacaagttcattgattgcctcagcctttgtttgcaaataaaggtttaattttcttgaagaattgtctgtgtctccaggtcatttcaagtaaccacgacaacTCCCACGTTTacggttgaataggttaggactttatttgctAGAGCGAAGGTGAATGAATGGAGATTTGATaaatatatacaaaattatgaagagtagAGATAGGCTAAACGGAAAcaagcattttccactgaggttgggtgaatc is a window encoding:
- the LOC132384477 gene encoding G-protein coupled receptor 182-like, which produces MEELTEIIPSDIVHNDSNGHCLGAECSCSINVDYNTLDNSLIIIYILFFIAGLVENTLVLWINWKIKKAKKASCFYVFNLAVADMGAVLTIPFRVMEISHNYQWLWGSFLCKLDSFLYCVNLYSSSFFLTYMTIERYFSLRYPDQALGSRDQRVRWLVCVCLWTLAAVLSTPHYLLYDVSESWHTFCFIDSDTSWHIANFLVTFCGFVIPFPIIIVSNIFTTKASKASHNTENIRLSKLVSVYIIVFMLCWSPFYITTFISAVDWSSSCNMETVILLLYDLGKCFTFSHCIVNPIFYNFMQKRFMYHLETNVVKFLPKKYVKEVDNVSTSSDTKQIVVIS